One genomic region from Leptolyngbyaceae cyanobacterium JSC-12 encodes:
- a CDS encoding photosystem II protein PsbQ (IMG reference gene:2510096525~PFAM: Oxygen evolving enhancer protein 3 (PsbQ)~TIGRFAM: photosystem II protein PsbQ) has translation MVNYRSVLAMILALITAFMLNVHSVAAAKVKKPLTYTSDQLEQIKNYATDLQQMRNRMAELGSLIDKKDWIFTRNFIHGPLGELRISMLNVARTLLPDAQPGAKKLAKNVFDDLVAIDLAAQNQNFQLATRKYNETLKDFDAFLGLIPPAARPESASAA, from the coding sequence ATGGTGAATTATCGTTCTGTCCTTGCTATGATTCTGGCGCTGATCACAGCGTTTATGTTGAATGTTCATAGTGTTGCAGCGGCAAAGGTCAAGAAACCTTTGACTTACACCAGCGATCAACTGGAACAAATTAAAAACTATGCCACCGATTTACAGCAGATGCGCAACCGCATGGCAGAACTCGGCTCTTTGATTGATAAGAAAGACTGGATCTTTACTCGCAATTTCATTCACGGACCTTTGGGGGAATTGCGGATTTCCATGCTGAATGTGGCACGCACTCTGCTACCCGATGCTCAACCTGGTGCGAAAAAGCTGGCAAAAAATGTATTTGATGATTTGGTGGCGATTGATTTAGCGGCTCAAAACCAAAACTTTCAACTGGCAACACGTAAATATAACGAAACGCTGAAAGACTTTGATGCATTCTTGGGCTTAATTCCTCCCGCCGCTCGTCCTGAATCGGCATCTGCTGCCTAG
- a CDS encoding glycine/D-amino acid oxidase, deaminating (IMG reference gene:2510096524~PFAM: FAD dependent oxidoreductase) codes for MRVAIIGCGVVGAAIAYELSVVPGLLVTVVDQHQPAQHSTGAALGVLMGAISQKLKGNNLRMRLFSIQRYNEWVPKLEIDTGRRILFNQQGILRLCFEGENLDTWKTLARVRQEQGWQLEMCDRAFLIANYPHLNLEHVIGAIYSPSDRQVDPTALTLALVTAAQQNGVTFQFDTPVTQVLPQSDSTIQLQTPWGAIVADWLVIAAGLGSTSLTTQLQQPVEIRPVLGQAVRVKMPYPLGNPNLQPVITGEDVHLVPLGDDQYWIGATVEFPNVEENLLTSSLQPSSEMLESVIQQAIAFCPTLQHATIQHQWYGLRPRPESRPAPIIEPLPGYPNILLATGHYRNGVLLAPATAAKVREAIKHI; via the coding sequence ATGAGGGTTGCAATTATTGGCTGTGGCGTTGTGGGTGCCGCGATCGCTTATGAACTTAGCGTTGTTCCGGGTCTTTTAGTCACCGTTGTTGATCAGCATCAGCCCGCCCAACATTCAACGGGTGCGGCCCTTGGCGTTTTGATGGGAGCGATTAGCCAAAAGCTGAAAGGCAATAACCTGAGAATGCGACTCTTTAGCATTCAACGCTATAACGAGTGGGTTCCCAAACTTGAAATCGATACAGGTCGCAGGATTCTCTTTAATCAACAGGGAATTCTGCGGCTTTGTTTTGAGGGGGAGAATCTTGATACCTGGAAAACGCTGGCAAGGGTACGGCAGGAACAGGGCTGGCAATTGGAAATGTGCGATCGCGCCTTTCTTATCGCAAACTATCCCCATCTCAACCTGGAGCACGTAATTGGGGCGATTTATTCACCGAGCGATCGCCAGGTTGATCCTACTGCCCTGACCCTGGCACTGGTCACTGCTGCCCAGCAAAATGGCGTTACCTTCCAGTTTGATACACCTGTGACTCAGGTGTTGCCGCAATCAGATTCCACGATTCAACTGCAAACCCCTTGGGGAGCGATCGTGGCAGATTGGCTGGTGATTGCAGCCGGATTAGGTTCCACATCACTTACAACCCAGCTTCAGCAACCCGTGGAGATTCGTCCGGTATTAGGTCAGGCAGTGCGAGTGAAGATGCCTTACCCCCTGGGCAATCCTAACCTACAACCTGTGATTACAGGCGAAGATGTGCATCTGGTACCGCTGGGTGATGATCAGTACTGGATTGGCGCAACCGTGGAATTTCCCAATGTTGAAGAAAATTTACTTACTTCATCTCTGCAACCCAGTTCAGAAATGTTGGAAAGTGTCATTCAGCAAGCGATCGCCTTCTGTCCTACCTTGCAACACGCCACGATTCAACACCAATGGTACGGACTCCGCCCCCGCCCAGAAAGTCGCCCCGCCCCGATTATCGAACCCCTGCCAGGATACCCCAACATCCTGCTAGCAACCGGACACTACCGCAACGGCGTTTTACTAGCTCCAGCCACCGCAGCAAAGGTGAGAGAAGCGATCAAGCACATCTAA